One segment of Chelmon rostratus isolate fCheRos1 chromosome 17, fCheRos1.pri, whole genome shotgun sequence DNA contains the following:
- the LOC121621304 gene encoding neurexophilin-1 → MMRPNRGFILLLLNGTACLVALGQEDDSSSPKSSSDDSSKTVGLLSGQAPLSPLSRWMLHSKSRAANATSLELPYRSPVPFSKQEFSKQEFWEMLGSDLLKPDASSSRVKRRPIVKTGKFKKMFGWGDFYSNIKTVRLNLLITGKIVDHGNGTFSVYFRHNSTGQGNISVSLVPPVKAVEFDLERQSVVYPKDSKIFNCRVDYEKVDRSKRTSLCNYDPSKTCFQEQIQSHVSWICSKPFKVICIYISFYSTDYRLVQKVCPDYNYHNEMPYLPSG, encoded by the coding sequence GTGGCCCTGGGTCAAGAAGACGACTCCTCCAGCCCCAAGAGCTCTTCAGACGACTCCTCCAAGACGGTGGGCCTCCTGAGCGGGCAGGCTCCCCTCTCGCCTCTGAGCCGCTGGATGCTTCACAGCAAGAGCAGAGCTGCTAACGCCACCTCTCTGGAGCTGCCCTACCGCTCCCCGGTCCCTTTCTCCAAGCAGGAGTTTTCTAAACAGGAGTTCTGGGAGATGTTGGGCAGCGACCTGCTCAAACCCGACGCCTCCAGCTCCAGGGTCAAACGACGGCCCATCGTTAAGACCGGCAAGTTCAAGAAGATGTTTGGCTGGGGAGACTTCTATTCCAACATCAAGACGGTTAGGCTTAATCTGCTGATCACCGGCAAGATTGTGGACCATGGTAACGGCACGTTCAGCGTCTACTTCCGCCACAACTCCACAGGCCAGGGCAACATCTCAGTCAGCCTGGTGCCACCCGTCAAGGCCGTGGAGTTTGACCTGGAGCGCCAGAGTGTGGTCTACCCCAAGGACTCAAAGATCTTCAACTGCCGCGTGGACTATGAGAAGGTGGACCGCAGCAAGCGCACCTCACTGTGCAACTACGACCCGTCCAAGACCTGCTTCCAGGAGCAGATTCAGAGCCACGTGTCCTGGATTTGCTCCAAGCCTTTCAAGGTCATCTGTATCTACATTTCCTTCTACAGTACGGACTACCGCCTGGTCCAGAAGGTCTGCCCGGACTACAACTATCACAACGAGATGCCCTACCTGCCCTCGGGCTAG